The region GCAAGATGCCCGGAATGCAAACCCGAGATCATTTGGGTCATTGGAGGATCGCACATTTGCTTCGCGAAAGATGGTCACTATTGCTCACATTTAGCCGTAAGCCCCACCGATCAGGTGTTCCCGCGCCTCATCTGCCGCTTTCGTGCAATGCAGCGCAAAACGTGGTGACGTTGTGGTGATTTGTGGTAGTGAAGTGTCGTGGATCAGCTTCGCGAGCTTAACCCGCTAAGACCCTCATAAGAATGGATTTGCGCGAGGGTAAAGGCCTGCATCTCCTCCCCGGCAGCATGCGCCCGGTACCAGGAAATGAGCCAGTCGAGAGCGGTCGGAAGGCCCAGCCGAGGCTTCCAATTCAACTCCTCATGAGCCTTGGAAGCGTCCAGTTTCAGGTACCCCGCCTCATGCACGGAGGGCGCTCCATCGAGCCTCCAGGAGGCTCCTGCACCCCAGCTCGCGGTCATGTGATCGGCGATCCAGGACACAGGCCGAGCGTCCGTTTCAGAAGGTCCGAAGTTGTAGGCAAAGGACTTAGGCTCGCCTGCTAGCAGTTGTTCCACGAGCAGAAGATAGCCGTGGAGCGGGTCCAGCACATGCTGCCAGGGGCGGATGGCATGGGGGTGCCGGATGGGTACAGGCAGCCCGGAGAGGAAGCCCCGCACCAGGTCGGGCAGTAGCCGGTCCGACGACCAGTCCCCCCCACCGATCACATTCCCCGCCCGCGCAGTAACAACCGGCACCCCATACGACTGCCGATACGCAGCAGTAACGATCTCCGCACAAGCCTTGGAGCTGGAGTATGGGTCGTAGCCGCCGAGGGGGTCGGACTCGCGGTAGGGGGTTAGGGTCTCGCGGTTCTCGTAGACCTTGTCGGTGGTGACGGAGACTATGGCGCGGACGGAGGGGGTGCGGCGGACGGCGTCGAGCACGCGTGCGGTGCCGAGGACGTTGGTCTCGTAGGTGCCGATGGGGTCGGCGTAGGAGGCGCGGACGAGGGGCTGTGCGGCCAGGTGGAAGACGACCTCTGGGGCGAAGTCTCGGAGGGCTGGTTCCAGCGTGGCCGGGTTGCGGATGTCTCCGCGGATGTCCTCGATGCGCTCGCCGAGGCGGAGGGTGTCGAAGAGGTTGGGCGAGCCTTCAGGATCCAGGGCGTAGCCTCGGACGTTGGCTCCCAGGGCGGAGAGCCAGAGGGCGAGCCAGCCGCCCTTGAAGCCGGTGTGGCCGGTTAGGAAGACCCGGCGGCCCCTCCAGGTGCTTACCAGGTCTTCCATGGGGCCTTCCCGGTGGACCAGAGGTCTTCGAGCTGCTGCTTGTCTCGGAGGGTGTCCATGGCCTGCCAAAAGCCGTGGTGGAAGAAGGCATGGACCTCACCCTGGGCTACGAGGGACTCGATGGGCTCGCGCTCGAACATCTGGGCGTCGTGGTGGACAGCCTGAAGGGCGTCGGGTTCGAGGACGAAGAAGCCTCCGTTGATCCAGCCGCCTTCGTCGGTGGGCTTCTCCTGGAAGGAGTAGATCTGGGTGTCTTTGAGGCCGAGGGCACCGAAGCGGGCCTTTGGCTGGACGCTGGTGAGGGTCACTGTTTTTCCGTGTTGCTTGTGGAAGGCGATGGAGGCGGTGATGTCGACGTCGGCTACCCCGTCGCCGTAGGTCATGCAGAAGGTCTCGCCGGGGGTGAGATAGGGGGCTACTCGGCGGAGGCGTCCGCCGGTGCCGCTGGAGTCTCCGGTGTCGACGAGGGTGACTCGCCAGGGTTCGGCGACGGAGTTGTGGACCTTCATGCTGTTGTCCCGCATGTCGAAGGTGACGTCCGAGGTGTGGAGGAAGTAGTTGGCGAAGTACTCCTTGATCATGTAGCCCTTGTAGCCGCAGCAGATGATGAAGTCGTCGATTCCGTGCTGGCTATAGAGCTTGAGGATGTGCCAGAGGATGGGGCGTCCGCCGATTTCGACCATCGGCTTGGGGCGTACGCCGGTCTCTTCCGCGATGCGGGTGCCTAGACCACCGGCGAGGATGAC is a window of Granulicella tundricola MP5ACTX9 DNA encoding:
- the rfbF gene encoding glucose-1-phosphate cytidylyltransferase produces the protein MKAVILAGGLGTRIAEETGVRPKPMVEIGGRPILWHILKLYSQHGIDDFIICCGYKGYMIKEYFANYFLHTSDVTFDMRDNSMKVHNSVAEPWRVTLVDTGDSSGTGGRLRRVAPYLTPGETFCMTYGDGVADVDITASIAFHKQHGKTVTLTSVQPKARFGALGLKDTQIYSFQEKPTDEGGWINGGFFVLEPDALQAVHHDAQMFEREPIESLVAQGEVHAFFHHGFWQAMDTLRDKQQLEDLWSTGKAPWKTW
- the rfbG gene encoding CDP-glucose 4,6-dehydratase, with amino-acid sequence MEDLVSTWRGRRVFLTGHTGFKGGWLALWLSALGANVRGYALDPEGSPNLFDTLRLGERIEDIRGDIRNPATLEPALRDFAPEVVFHLAAQPLVRASYADPIGTYETNVLGTARVLDAVRRTPSVRAIVSVTTDKVYENRETLTPYRESDPLGGYDPYSSSKACAEIVTAAYRQSYGVPVVTARAGNVIGGGDWSSDRLLPDLVRGFLSGLPVPIRHPHAIRPWQHVLDPLHGYLLLVEQLLAGEPKSFAYNFGPSETDARPVSWIADHMTASWGAGASWRLDGAPSVHEAGYLKLDASKAHEELNWKPRLGLPTALDWLISWYRAHAAGEEMQAFTLAQIHSYEGLSGLSSRS